In Thermococcus sp., a single window of DNA contains:
- a CDS encoding MBL fold metallo-hydrolase, which translates to MKLTILNDNAPAKGLINDWGWSVLVESKYRFLFDADTRGEILAHNSKVLGASLRNLNFAVLSHWHYDHYGGFPLIAQLNPGLRLYAPPGGWIEGLSVFEVIDAGRIADGIWTSGALEGFEHAVGVETPSGLVIIVGCSHPGVDRLTEAILEVSGYERAYLVIGGFHYPSRRTLDKLAKIAEFIAPAHCSGDEAKAYVWENYPEKFVGVKTGTILEI; encoded by the coding sequence ATGAAACTAACAATCCTTAACGACAACGCCCCAGCAAAGGGCCTCATCAACGACTGGGGCTGGAGCGTTCTGGTTGAGAGCAAGTATCGCTTCCTCTTCGATGCCGACACGAGAGGAGAGATTTTAGCCCACAACTCGAAGGTTCTGGGAGCTTCACTGAGAAACCTGAACTTCGCGGTTTTAAGCCACTGGCACTACGACCACTACGGCGGTTTTCCGTTGATTGCTCAGCTCAATCCGGGTCTGAGGCTCTACGCACCGCCTGGCGGATGGATAGAGGGGCTGAGCGTTTTTGAAGTCATTGACGCTGGAAGAATAGCCGATGGAATATGGACTTCTGGGGCTCTGGAGGGTTTCGAGCACGCCGTTGGCGTTGAGACTCCCTCTGGGCTGGTAATCATAGTCGGCTGTTCCCATCCGGGCGTTGACAGGCTCACCGAGGCCATCTTGGAGGTTTCGGGCTATGAAAGGGCCTATCTCGTAATAGGTGGCTTCCATTATCCGTCGCGGAGAACCCTCGATAAACTTGCTAAAATTGCCGAGTTCATAGCCCCAGCGCACTGTTCCGGTGATGAGGCGAAGGCCTACGTGTGGGAAAACTACCCGGAAAAGTTCGTTGGAGTGAAAACTGGA